A window of the Chloroflexus sp. Y-396-1 genome harbors these coding sequences:
- a CDS encoding helicase C-terminal domain-containing protein, translating into MVQLSHVTGNYADHLPPSGLQNCMNNRIYVAIDVETTGLQSGLDEIIEVAAVTFRGREILDRFSQLVRPRQSVPLKVTRLTGIDPTALTQAPRFNEIGAELARFIGNRPIVGHSIGFDLTMLRAQGMHFNQPVYDTFELATLLLPQLASYKLSTLAAHLGIPHPDAHRALNDAEVTAQLFAALCERMLHLDLATLSEIVRLTSKIGLPLRDLFEEALRQKARNAFLEPIAAPHDATDTADTEVPPLRPTGYTRLLDIEAIGAFFSPNGVFGQAFPGYEPRQPQIEMAQAVATAFNRSEPLIVEAGTGTGKSMAYLVPAAMYAAQRGERVVISTNTINLQDQLYNKDIPDLQRIFATAGLPPFRAVLLKGRSNYLCLKRYHELRRLDTLNGEEVRALLKIQLWLPTTKSGDRTELPLIDREQAVWNKVNVSVETCTGARCPHFRECYFFRARRAAEAAHLVVVNHALLIADLAAASQVLPPYDHLVIDEAHNLEDVATDQLSFNLDQAGLLKFLDDLFQTGGVQIVSGLLSEIPAVLTEIGGGGAAGERITAAIERIRPTLIRMRTAVYECFHLLTRFVQIDSDPNQQYDLRLRLTNDVRKRPEWQEIELAWQNLNDMLALIGKELATIEEQLHDLNEANGTLDDLLLRTEVLRRFATDVRVRSGHVIFGDEESICWLTYDRQRDTLTLTAAPLSVADILQSQLFAQKQTSVLASATLSIAGRFDFVKSRIGLAECQELMLDSPFDYAQQALVYIPNDIPEPNQRGYQQMIERAIIDLAIASEGRMLALFTASNALRQTYAAIQEPLEDRGIGVMAQGIDGSRRALVDRLKEFPRSVLLGTNSFWEGVDVVGEALSVLVITKLPFAVPTDPIVAARSELFDDPFNEYSVPQSILRFKQGFGRLIRSREDRGIVVVLDRRLLTKKYGQQFLDSLPPTRVRTGPLAHLPGLVARFLQRLNGG; encoded by the coding sequence GTGGTACAATTGTCTCATGTTACGGGCAACTATGCCGATCACCTGCCGCCATCTGGTCTGCAAAACTGTATGAACAACCGCATCTATGTTGCTATTGATGTCGAGACCACCGGTTTACAGAGTGGTCTCGATGAAATCATCGAGGTTGCAGCGGTAACCTTTCGTGGCCGTGAGATTCTCGACCGATTCAGCCAACTGGTTCGCCCCCGCCAATCGGTGCCACTCAAGGTTACCCGGCTGACCGGTATTGATCCCACGGCTCTGACACAGGCGCCGCGTTTCAACGAGATTGGCGCTGAGCTGGCCCGATTTATCGGCAATCGCCCGATAGTGGGTCACTCGATTGGCTTTGATCTAACGATGCTACGGGCCCAGGGGATGCATTTCAATCAGCCGGTTTACGATACGTTTGAATTAGCGACGTTGCTCTTACCGCAGCTCGCCAGTTACAAACTCTCGACGCTGGCTGCCCATCTCGGTATTCCTCACCCCGATGCCCATCGTGCGCTCAATGATGCCGAGGTAACGGCTCAGCTTTTCGCTGCGCTCTGTGAGCGGATGTTACACCTTGATCTGGCAACGCTGAGCGAGATTGTGCGCCTAACCAGTAAGATTGGGCTGCCACTACGTGATCTGTTTGAAGAGGCGTTGCGGCAGAAGGCGCGGAATGCTTTTCTTGAACCAATTGCGGCGCCGCACGATGCGACCGATACCGCCGATACCGAGGTACCGCCACTCCGCCCCACCGGCTACACTCGACTGCTCGATATCGAGGCGATTGGCGCCTTTTTCAGTCCTAATGGGGTGTTTGGGCAGGCCTTCCCTGGCTATGAGCCTCGTCAGCCACAGATCGAGATGGCGCAGGCTGTGGCAACGGCGTTTAATCGGAGTGAGCCGTTGATTGTAGAAGCTGGAACCGGCACCGGGAAGAGTATGGCGTATTTGGTTCCAGCGGCAATGTATGCTGCGCAACGCGGCGAACGGGTTGTGATTTCGACCAATACCATCAATTTGCAAGATCAACTTTACAATAAAGACATTCCCGATCTGCAACGAATCTTCGCAACAGCAGGATTGCCGCCGTTTCGTGCGGTTCTCTTGAAAGGGCGCAGTAATTACCTCTGCCTGAAGCGGTATCACGAGCTACGTCGGCTCGATACCTTAAACGGCGAAGAGGTACGGGCGCTGTTGAAGATTCAACTCTGGCTACCAACTACCAAGAGCGGTGATCGTACCGAGCTACCACTGATTGACCGCGAGCAGGCGGTGTGGAATAAGGTGAATGTCTCGGTCGAGACCTGCACCGGCGCCCGTTGTCCGCATTTTCGGGAATGTTACTTCTTCCGTGCGCGTCGTGCTGCCGAAGCTGCGCATCTGGTGGTCGTCAATCATGCACTGTTGATCGCCGATCTGGCAGCGGCCTCGCAGGTATTGCCTCCTTACGATCATTTGGTGATTGACGAAGCCCACAATCTGGAAGATGTCGCAACCGACCAGCTCAGTTTTAATCTCGATCAGGCCGGCCTACTCAAGTTTCTCGATGATCTATTTCAGACCGGTGGAGTGCAGATTGTGAGTGGTCTGCTCAGCGAAATACCGGCAGTACTTACCGAAATCGGTGGCGGCGGCGCAGCCGGAGAGCGCATTACCGCCGCTATTGAACGGATACGCCCTACACTGATTCGGATGCGAACTGCGGTCTACGAGTGTTTTCATCTGCTCACCCGTTTTGTGCAGATCGATTCCGATCCCAATCAGCAGTACGATCTGCGACTCCGCTTAACGAATGATGTCAGAAAGCGCCCGGAATGGCAAGAGATTGAGCTGGCCTGGCAAAATCTGAACGACATGCTGGCACTGATCGGCAAAGAGCTGGCAACGATCGAAGAGCAACTCCACGACTTGAACGAGGCTAACGGTACGCTCGATGATCTGCTGTTGCGAACGGAAGTCTTGCGCCGATTTGCTACCGACGTGCGGGTGCGCAGTGGTCATGTCATTTTTGGCGATGAAGAAAGTATCTGCTGGCTGACGTATGATCGGCAGCGTGATACGCTCACGCTGACGGCAGCGCCGTTGAGTGTAGCCGACATTTTGCAGAGTCAGCTCTTTGCCCAGAAACAGACCAGTGTGCTCGCTTCGGCAACATTGAGCATTGCCGGTCGTTTCGATTTTGTGAAGAGTCGGATCGGTCTGGCCGAATGTCAGGAACTGATGCTCGATTCACCGTTTGATTACGCCCAACAAGCTCTTGTCTACATTCCCAACGACATTCCCGAACCAAACCAGCGCGGCTATCAACAGATGATCGAACGGGCAATTATCGACCTGGCTATCGCTTCGGAAGGTCGGATGCTGGCGCTCTTTACCGCTTCCAATGCCTTACGGCAGACCTACGCCGCCATTCAAGAGCCGCTTGAAGATCGGGGCATCGGGGTGATGGCACAGGGCATCGACGGTTCACGACGGGCGCTAGTTGATCGGTTGAAGGAGTTTCCGCGCTCGGTTTTGCTCGGTACCAACAGCTTTTGGGAAGGAGTGGATGTGGTTGGCGAAGCGCTCTCGGTGTTGGTGATTACCAAACTTCCGTTTGCCGTACCGACCGATCCGATTGTCGCAGCCCGCAGCGAGTTGTTCGATGATCCGTTCAACGAATACAGCGTGCCGCAGAGCATCTTGCGTTTCAAGCAAGGGTTTGGCCGTCTGATCCGTTCCCGTGAGGA